A genomic segment from Polyangium mundeleinium encodes:
- a CDS encoding site-2 protease family protein: MNHVVSRCAACGVELAPGMLACPACRKLVHGARLASLAADGDAAEREGRFTDALTHWREALGLLPPGSTQHRVIGETIRRLSLALEQAGNTPKPQGGRAKTVAGLGAVALVAWNLKYFLLSLLGKAKLLLSGLASLPTLLSMFAWLALDRSRGLSFALGLVASIYVHEMGHVSALRLYGIQATAPMFVPGLGALVRMKQYPIDAREDARVGLAGPVWGCAAAAIALAAGLVLKDRTMLAVASVGATINVFNLVPVWQLDGARGFRALEPRQRGIVLTIAALAALLSGDVMGWIVCAAGSLRLKRDLPPEGDSRAFRTFAGLLVALSAIAWAAGKAAPPG, translated from the coding sequence GTGAACCACGTCGTCTCGCGCTGCGCGGCCTGCGGAGTCGAGCTCGCCCCGGGCATGCTCGCTTGCCCCGCCTGCCGCAAGCTCGTGCACGGCGCGCGCCTCGCGTCCCTCGCGGCGGACGGCGACGCCGCCGAGCGCGAGGGCCGCTTCACCGACGCCCTCACACACTGGCGCGAGGCGCTCGGGCTCTTGCCTCCGGGCAGCACGCAACATCGCGTCATCGGCGAGACGATCCGCCGCCTCAGCCTGGCCCTCGAACAAGCTGGAAACACACCGAAGCCGCAGGGCGGACGCGCGAAGACGGTGGCCGGCCTCGGCGCGGTCGCGCTCGTCGCGTGGAACCTCAAGTACTTCCTGCTCTCGCTGCTCGGAAAGGCAAAGCTGCTCCTCTCGGGGCTCGCATCACTCCCCACGCTCCTCTCGATGTTCGCGTGGCTCGCGCTCGATCGATCCCGCGGGCTCTCCTTCGCGCTCGGGCTCGTCGCTTCGATCTACGTGCACGAGATGGGGCACGTGTCGGCGCTTCGCCTGTACGGCATCCAGGCGACCGCGCCGATGTTCGTGCCGGGCCTCGGCGCGCTCGTGCGGATGAAGCAGTATCCGATCGACGCGCGCGAGGATGCGCGGGTCGGGCTCGCGGGGCCCGTGTGGGGGTGCGCCGCGGCGGCGATCGCGCTCGCGGCGGGGCTCGTCCTGAAGGATCGCACGATGCTCGCGGTGGCGAGCGTCGGCGCGACGATCAACGTCTTCAACCTGGTCCCGGTCTGGCAGCTCGACGGCGCGCGGGGCTTCCGGGCGCTCGAACCGCGGCAGCGGGGGATCGTGCTGACGATCGCCGCGCTCGCCGCGCTGCTCTCGGGGGACGTGATGGGCTGGATCGTGTGCGCGGCGGGAAGCTTGCGGCTCAAACGAGATCTGCCGCCGGAGGGGGATTCTCGGGCCTTCCGCACGTTCGCGGGGCTGCTCGTCGCCTTGTCGGCGATCGCGTGGGCGGCCGGGAAGGCCGCCCCGCCGGGCTGA
- a CDS encoding SWIM zinc finger family protein — translation MTWFSSLTVAGIQALAPDARALADAKKLAKASAWRRLGREGDAVWGVALGSKGDAYAVFARSAEDARCSCPSRKRPCKHALGLLLLAASGHTFMEEALPAGHRYT, via the coding sequence ATGACTTGGTTCAGCTCGCTGACGGTTGCTGGAATCCAAGCGCTGGCGCCGGATGCCCGCGCTCTGGCGGATGCCAAGAAGCTCGCAAAGGCCTCGGCCTGGCGGAGGCTCGGTCGTGAGGGAGACGCCGTATGGGGCGTGGCGCTCGGCTCGAAGGGCGACGCATATGCGGTCTTCGCGCGCTCGGCGGAGGACGCGCGGTGTAGCTGTCCGAGCCGCAAGCGGCCATGCAAGCACGCGTTGGGGCTGCTCCTGCTCGCCGCGAGTGGACACACGTTCATGGAGGAAGCATTGCCAGCAGGGCATCGATATACGTGA
- a CDS encoding cysteine hydrolase family protein, with the protein MATRALIVVDIQNDYFPGGKWTLSGVEAAADNAARLLAAARSKGDLVVHIRHEFPTADAPFFAPGSEGAQIHPKVQNQGDEPVVLKHQINSFRDTNLKEVLDRNGITEVVICGNMSHMCVDAVTRASADFGYAVTVIHDACASRDLEFNGVRVPAAQAHAAFMAALGFAYAKMRSTDEFLG; encoded by the coding sequence ATGGCCACGCGCGCGCTCATCGTCGTCGACATCCAGAATGATTACTTCCCCGGAGGGAAGTGGACGCTCAGCGGGGTCGAGGCCGCCGCCGACAACGCGGCGCGACTGCTCGCCGCCGCCCGCAGCAAGGGCGACCTGGTCGTCCACATTCGCCACGAATTTCCCACCGCCGACGCCCCCTTCTTCGCCCCCGGCTCCGAAGGCGCGCAAATTCACCCGAAGGTGCAAAACCAAGGCGATGAGCCCGTGGTGCTGAAGCACCAGATCAACTCGTTCCGTGACACGAACCTCAAAGAGGTGCTCGACCGCAATGGCATCACCGAGGTCGTGATCTGCGGCAACATGAGCCACATGTGCGTCGATGCCGTGACGCGCGCATCCGCCGATTTCGGCTACGCAGTCACGGTCATTCACGACGCCTGCGCCTCGCGCGATCTGGAGTTCAACGGCGTGCGCGTCCCCGCCGCGCAAGCCCACGCCGCATTCATGGCCGCCCTCGGCTTCGCCTATGCGAAGATGCGATCGACCGACGAGTTCCTCGGCTGA
- a CDS encoding ATP-grasp domain-containing protein translates to MINTDHDPTRPASLPPPPTTILCVSSYFKGNDFLKQARREGCRVILLTLESLLGKPWAREEIDEIFGMPTLNDRRAVVNAVSYLARTREIERVAPLDDYDVELAAHLREHLRIPGMGETTARYFRDKLAMRARAKDRSIPVPDFVHVLNDERVRRFLRTVPAPWLLKPRSEAASLGIKKLDREEDALRVIEELGDDRSRYLLERMIPGQFFHVDAIVSEKRIVFAEAHQYRTSLFEVVNQGGPSATQTVDRSSDLWRELIDLNERVIEHMGLVRGVTHIEYVRSTEDGRIYFIEAAARVGGSHTSDIVEAATGINLWREWAKVEIAQGERPYVLPPRRYDYGGLVISLSRQEHPDMSVYTDPEIVWRTPEKPHHAGLIVRADNPARVRELVENYAERFTQDFTAVLPPPTAPVA, encoded by the coding sequence GTGATCAACACCGACCACGATCCGACGAGGCCCGCCTCCCTGCCCCCGCCGCCGACCACGATCCTCTGCGTGTCGAGCTACTTCAAGGGCAACGACTTCCTGAAGCAGGCGCGGCGCGAGGGTTGCCGGGTGATCCTGTTGACGCTCGAGTCCTTGCTCGGCAAACCCTGGGCGCGCGAGGAGATCGACGAGATCTTCGGCATGCCGACGTTGAACGATCGGCGCGCAGTCGTGAACGCGGTCAGTTACCTCGCCCGCACGCGCGAGATCGAGCGCGTCGCGCCGCTCGACGACTACGACGTGGAGCTCGCCGCGCACCTGCGCGAGCACCTGCGCATCCCGGGCATGGGCGAGACGACGGCGCGGTATTTCCGCGACAAGCTGGCGATGCGCGCCCGCGCCAAGGATCGCAGCATCCCGGTGCCGGACTTCGTGCACGTGCTGAACGACGAGCGCGTGCGCCGCTTCCTGCGCACGGTGCCGGCGCCGTGGCTGCTCAAGCCCCGCTCCGAAGCCGCGTCGCTCGGCATCAAGAAGCTCGATCGCGAGGAGGACGCGCTGCGCGTCATCGAGGAGCTCGGCGACGATCGCTCGCGCTACCTGCTCGAGCGGATGATCCCGGGGCAGTTCTTCCACGTGGACGCGATCGTCTCCGAGAAGCGCATCGTGTTCGCCGAGGCGCACCAGTACCGGACGTCGCTCTTCGAGGTGGTGAACCAGGGCGGCCCGTCGGCGACGCAGACCGTGGATCGATCGAGTGATCTCTGGCGCGAGCTCATCGACCTGAACGAGCGGGTGATCGAGCACATGGGCCTCGTGCGCGGCGTGACGCACATCGAGTACGTGCGCTCGACCGAGGACGGCCGGATCTACTTCATCGAGGCAGCCGCGCGCGTAGGCGGGAGCCACACGTCGGACATCGTGGAGGCGGCGACGGGAATCAACCTGTGGCGCGAATGGGCGAAGGTCGAAATCGCGCAAGGCGAACGCCCGTACGTGCTGCCGCCGCGGCGCTACGACTACGGCGGTCTCGTGATCTCGCTGTCGCGGCAGGAGCACCCGGACATGTCGGTGTACACGGACCCCGAGATCGTCTGGCGCACGCCGGAGAAGCCGCACCACGCAGGGCTCATCGTCCGCGCAGACAACCCGGCCCGGGTGCGCGAGCTGGTCGAGAACTACGCAGAGCGGTTCACCCAGGACTTCACGGCCGTCCTGCCGCCGCCCACCGCGCCGGTGGCCTGA
- the udk gene encoding uridine kinase, whose product MRPLIIGVAGGSGSGKTTVARRIVEALPPAGVNILEHDAYYRDRGDISYEERCGLNFDHPESLETELLVEHLAALREGASIDVPRYDFKTHRRAPDSRRVAPTPVVIVEGILVFVEAKLRDHLDIKIYVDTDADIRAFRRIRRDIEHRGRTFDSIREQYYRTVRPMHLMFVEPSKRWADVIIPEGGDNKIGIDLVIALIRQMRGAEMAG is encoded by the coding sequence ATGCGACCGCTCATCATTGGAGTTGCTGGCGGCAGCGGCTCAGGCAAGACGACCGTGGCCCGCCGTATCGTCGAGGCGCTGCCTCCCGCCGGCGTGAACATCCTCGAACACGACGCGTATTACCGCGACCGCGGCGACATCTCCTACGAGGAGCGCTGCGGCCTCAACTTCGATCACCCGGAGTCGCTGGAGACCGAGCTGCTCGTCGAGCACCTCGCGGCCCTGCGGGAGGGCGCGTCCATCGACGTGCCTCGGTACGACTTCAAGACGCACCGGCGCGCGCCGGATTCGCGCCGTGTCGCGCCGACGCCGGTGGTCATCGTCGAGGGCATCCTGGTGTTCGTCGAGGCGAAGCTCCGCGACCATCTCGACATCAAGATCTACGTCGACACGGACGCCGACATCCGAGCCTTCCGGCGCATCCGTCGCGACATCGAGCACCGCGGCCGGACGTTCGATTCGATCCGGGAGCAGTACTACCGGACCGTGCGGCCGATGCACCTCATGTTCGTCGAACCCTCGAAACGCTGGGCCGACGTGATCATCCCCGAGGGGGGTGACAACAAGATTGGCATCGATCTCGTGATCGCGCTGATCCGCCAGATGCGCGGGGCCGAGATGGCCGGCTGA
- a CDS encoding HPF/RaiA family ribosome-associated protein, translating into MKLPLQITFRDMPPSESVAREVREKAEKLDEVYEGIMSCRVAIEPESRRRHQGNVYRVRIDMTVPGEEIVVGGESAEEQHMRAHEDVYVAVHEAFDGARRLLREYVAKQRGDVKTHVGPPHGRVARIFPESGYGFLEAEDGYDVYFHKNSVLNNGFARLAVGTEVRYEEELGEKGPQASTVAIVGKGGHGHRAA; encoded by the coding sequence ATGAAGTTACCGCTCCAGATCACGTTCCGCGACATGCCACCGTCGGAGTCCGTGGCGCGCGAGGTGCGCGAGAAGGCCGAGAAGCTCGACGAGGTCTACGAAGGGATCATGAGCTGCCGCGTGGCGATCGAGCCGGAGTCCCGCCGGCGTCACCAGGGCAACGTCTACCGGGTGCGGATCGACATGACCGTACCCGGCGAGGAGATCGTCGTCGGCGGCGAGTCCGCCGAAGAGCAGCACATGCGCGCGCACGAGGACGTGTACGTCGCGGTCCACGAGGCGTTCGACGGCGCGCGCCGGCTCCTCCGGGAGTACGTGGCGAAGCAGCGGGGCGACGTGAAGACCCACGTCGGGCCGCCGCACGGAAGGGTCGCGCGGATCTTCCCCGAGAGCGGCTACGGGTTCTTGGAGGCCGAGGACGGCTACGACGTGTACTTCCACAAGAACAGCGTCCTCAACAACGGCTTCGCGCGGCTCGCCGTGGGCACCGAGGTCCGCTACGAGGAGGAGCTCGGAGAGAAGGGGCCGCAGGCGAGCACCGTCGCCATCGTCGGCAAGGGCGGACACGGTCACCGCGCCGCCTAG
- a CDS encoding serine/threonine-protein kinase, with amino-acid sequence MADPSGRFPIRDHDTLAGGFSGTPRVGSTLPGPLPDGIGPALRAFEKGARIGKFPLVRVMSTGGMGIIYEAMHPVLGTRVVIKTVRPEMVGKAAMAERFRNEALAASRIRDDRLPQIFDIDRLDDNTQYMVMEYLEGEDLQQRLSDGPLTPAYATRVLFEVLEVLHKVHKLGVIHRDITPRNIFLARSEVLGEIPKLLDFGVAHFVDDPNTRPGELVGSPFYMAIEQVRDHGAIGPWTDVFAAGVVLYELVAGVRPWPGSSLIGYLTALAERQPPRSLAAAAPNVSPGLAEAVMRAIRIEPIERFPDAAAFARALEPFAADRAVLYDLRRAGQRSSVPTRRASLENEATVAITRSKTVTIPPPPPVPKLAGIQSKLAGLGRVRVGTAAGAADVPRPSLRKGERRHLTIAMVGLALDEPRESTLGAEDIEQIATQISEVVGRAFETVGARVDRPPGESLMAVFGYHASSEDDAERAVAAAFAALDQRHEVNATLAEIGCALSMRIGIHTGFVTRGGDAMLTGESINLAEMLQRSAPLNAVVVSRETLDVLGGRFTERHFGPISMKGRARPSEAYEILGPSEVEGPRKSRAGAVEDRPFVGRDAERTTLEGLLAEAGARGGLHLGLVTGGPGVGKSRLVHELLRRVEADDARCTLVVRAHPASAAPYGAWVAFLRRVFFPPGATMIDALQTTTEIGALAAALEDARRSELIAKAPVVDFLLGLGGHDLVEQYGPDGFQSRVQQTLTLLLEALARKASALRPGRPVLCVLDDMHRADATSLDLLGRVLGGYRSTLPVVFLVTSRDGEIATLPEHVAVTRVPLAPLTDDEIREISMLLAGEEPSADVVRLLVERAAGNPLFAEELSLSLREQGMVTADAASLRRFTVPSSLVGMLLTRLDRLEPELRTTLQYASILGVEFSADLFDAVAAALGDERTSQRHLHELVRRGILSHRKERGEETFAFRQVLARDAIYGTVLMDNKRVLHHLAAASIERLHAGKLAPHLPALFHHYSQTDEVERIVQYARLTGRRAVALGAFVDAVEALMTAETLRSRLRDDDPLAAARALFDLGIALFWLGRFDEAGERVEHCLALLSDDAREEALTVRARCHLLRAETAHQRARWPEAVSQLERAEELFRRAGRPFDAAQALCTRGFQLRSQGKIEEGLALAEKGWETLRGSDNLPAVVRAGHDLGNLLRDVRRYDAAIEVFEAAIRAGEQLALEGDPLAAVWGQVAARSGRAMTFAAMGRLDEAIEDQKAVHALAVREGNVLAQAHSGFHLAHHLREKGELLEAEVQALRALTLCTELGLSGRAVKCRLLLADLAEKTGRGGEALEHAEEAERLARPMGGDPWIDVVERLAGLLRARGRVDRIASLAADTEASLGSSADASLRQRVAAMFARE; translated from the coding sequence GTGGCGGACCCTTCGGGGCGCTTCCCCATACGTGATCACGACACGCTGGCCGGCGGCTTTTCAGGGACGCCGCGCGTGGGCTCGACCTTGCCCGGCCCCTTGCCCGACGGGATAGGGCCCGCGCTGCGCGCCTTCGAGAAGGGCGCGCGCATCGGCAAGTTCCCGCTCGTCCGCGTCATGAGCACGGGCGGGATGGGGATCATCTACGAGGCGATGCACCCCGTGCTCGGCACGCGCGTCGTCATCAAGACCGTGCGCCCCGAGATGGTCGGCAAGGCCGCGATGGCCGAGCGCTTCCGCAACGAGGCGCTCGCCGCGAGCCGCATCCGCGACGATCGCCTGCCGCAGATTTTCGACATCGATCGGCTCGACGACAACACGCAGTACATGGTGATGGAGTACCTCGAAGGCGAGGATCTCCAGCAGCGGCTCTCCGACGGGCCGCTCACGCCGGCGTACGCGACGCGTGTGCTCTTCGAGGTCCTCGAGGTCCTGCACAAGGTCCACAAGCTCGGCGTCATCCACCGCGACATCACGCCGCGAAACATCTTCCTCGCGCGGAGCGAGGTGCTCGGCGAGATCCCGAAGCTGCTCGATTTCGGCGTCGCTCACTTCGTCGACGATCCGAACACGCGCCCCGGCGAGCTCGTGGGGTCGCCGTTTTACATGGCGATCGAGCAGGTCCGGGATCACGGCGCGATCGGGCCGTGGACCGATGTCTTCGCCGCGGGCGTCGTGCTCTACGAGCTCGTGGCCGGCGTGCGCCCGTGGCCCGGGTCGAGCCTCATCGGCTACCTCACGGCGCTCGCCGAGAGGCAACCTCCGCGCTCGCTCGCCGCCGCCGCGCCGAACGTGTCGCCCGGCCTCGCCGAGGCCGTCATGCGCGCCATTCGCATCGAGCCGATCGAGCGGTTCCCCGACGCCGCGGCCTTCGCCCGCGCCCTCGAGCCCTTCGCCGCCGATCGCGCCGTGCTCTACGATCTGCGCCGCGCGGGGCAACGGTCGAGCGTGCCGACGCGCCGCGCGAGCCTCGAGAACGAGGCGACCGTCGCGATCACGCGCAGCAAGACGGTCACGATCCCGCCGCCGCCGCCCGTACCGAAGCTCGCGGGGATCCAGTCGAAGCTCGCGGGGCTCGGCCGTGTGCGGGTAGGGACGGCGGCGGGGGCGGCCGACGTGCCGAGGCCGAGCCTGCGCAAGGGCGAACGCAGGCACCTGACGATCGCAATGGTCGGCCTCGCGCTCGACGAGCCCCGCGAGAGCACGCTCGGCGCCGAGGACATCGAGCAGATCGCGACGCAGATCTCCGAGGTCGTCGGCCGCGCCTTCGAGACGGTCGGCGCGCGCGTCGACAGGCCCCCGGGCGAGTCCTTGATGGCCGTCTTCGGCTACCACGCGTCGAGCGAGGACGACGCCGAGCGCGCCGTCGCCGCCGCGTTCGCCGCGCTTGATCAGCGGCACGAGGTCAACGCGACCCTCGCCGAGATCGGCTGCGCGCTCTCCATGCGCATCGGCATCCACACGGGCTTCGTCACGCGCGGCGGCGACGCGATGCTCACGGGCGAGAGCATCAACCTCGCCGAGATGCTCCAGCGCTCGGCGCCGCTCAACGCCGTCGTGGTCAGCCGCGAGACGCTCGATGTGCTCGGCGGCAGGTTCACGGAGCGGCACTTCGGGCCGATCTCGATGAAGGGCCGCGCGCGCCCGAGCGAGGCCTACGAGATCCTCGGCCCCTCGGAGGTCGAGGGCCCGCGCAAGAGCCGCGCCGGCGCGGTCGAGGATCGGCCCTTCGTCGGGCGCGACGCCGAGCGCACCACGCTCGAAGGCCTCCTCGCCGAGGCGGGCGCGCGCGGCGGCTTGCACCTCGGGCTCGTCACGGGCGGGCCCGGCGTCGGCAAGTCACGCCTCGTGCACGAGCTCTTGCGGCGCGTCGAGGCCGACGACGCGCGGTGTACCCTCGTCGTGCGCGCGCACCCCGCCTCCGCCGCGCCCTACGGCGCCTGGGTCGCCTTCCTCCGCCGCGTCTTTTTCCCGCCGGGCGCGACCATGATCGACGCGCTCCAGACGACGACCGAGATCGGCGCCCTCGCCGCCGCGCTCGAGGACGCGCGCCGGAGCGAGCTCATCGCCAAGGCGCCCGTCGTCGACTTTCTCCTGGGCCTCGGCGGGCACGACCTCGTCGAGCAGTACGGGCCCGACGGCTTCCAGAGCCGCGTCCAGCAGACGCTCACGCTCCTGCTCGAAGCCCTCGCGCGGAAGGCCAGCGCGCTGCGACCTGGCCGGCCCGTCCTCTGCGTGCTCGACGACATGCACCGCGCCGACGCGACGAGCCTCGACCTGCTCGGCCGTGTCCTCGGCGGCTACCGCTCCACGCTCCCCGTCGTGTTCCTCGTCACGAGCCGCGATGGCGAGATCGCGACGCTCCCCGAGCACGTCGCCGTGACGCGTGTCCCGCTCGCGCCGCTGACGGACGACGAGATCCGCGAGATCTCCATGCTCCTCGCGGGGGAGGAGCCCTCCGCGGACGTCGTGCGCCTGCTCGTCGAGCGGGCCGCCGGAAACCCTCTCTTCGCCGAGGAGCTCTCTCTCTCGCTCCGCGAGCAGGGCATGGTCACGGCCGACGCCGCGTCCCTCCGGCGCTTCACCGTGCCCTCCTCGCTCGTCGGCATGCTCCTCACGCGCCTCGACCGGCTGGAGCCCGAGCTCCGCACCACGCTTCAGTACGCGAGCATCCTCGGCGTGGAGTTCAGCGCGGATCTTTTCGACGCCGTTGCAGCTGCGCTCGGCGACGAGCGGACCTCGCAACGTCATCTCCACGAGCTCGTCCGTCGCGGTATCCTCTCGCATCGCAAGGAGCGAGGCGAGGAGACGTTCGCCTTCCGGCAAGTGCTCGCGCGGGACGCCATCTACGGCACGGTGCTCATGGACAACAAGCGCGTACTGCACCACCTGGCCGCTGCGTCCATCGAGCGCCTGCACGCCGGCAAGCTCGCGCCGCACTTGCCTGCGTTGTTCCATCACTACAGCCAGACCGACGAGGTCGAGCGCATCGTGCAGTACGCGCGCCTCACGGGTCGCCGCGCCGTCGCGCTCGGCGCGTTCGTCGACGCGGTCGAGGCGCTCATGACGGCGGAGACCTTGCGCAGCCGCCTGCGCGACGACGACCCGCTCGCGGCGGCCCGCGCGCTCTTTGATCTCGGCATCGCGCTCTTCTGGCTCGGCCGCTTCGACGAGGCGGGCGAGCGTGTCGAGCACTGCCTCGCGCTCCTCAGCGACGACGCGCGCGAGGAGGCGCTCACGGTGCGCGCGCGTTGTCATCTCCTCCGCGCCGAGACGGCGCACCAGCGCGCCCGCTGGCCCGAGGCCGTCTCGCAGCTCGAACGAGCCGAGGAGCTCTTCCGCCGCGCGGGCCGGCCCTTCGACGCGGCGCAGGCGCTCTGCACGCGCGGCTTTCAGCTCCGCAGCCAGGGCAAGATCGAAGAAGGCCTCGCGCTCGCCGAGAAGGGCTGGGAGACGCTCCGGGGATCGGACAACCTGCCCGCGGTCGTGCGTGCGGGCCACGACCTCGGCAACCTGCTGCGCGACGTGCGGCGGTACGACGCGGCGATCGAGGTGTTCGAGGCGGCGATCCGCGCCGGCGAGCAGCTCGCCCTGGAGGGTGATCCGCTCGCGGCCGTGTGGGGCCAGGTCGCGGCGCGCAGCGGCCGGGCGATGACGTTCGCCGCGATGGGGCGGCTCGACGAGGCGATCGAGGATCAAAAGGCCGTGCACGCGCTCGCGGTGCGCGAGGGCAATGTGCTGGCGCAGGCGCACTCGGGGTTCCATCTGGCGCATCACCTGCGCGAAAAGGGGGAGCTGCTCGAGGCCGAGGTGCAAGCGCTCCGCGCGCTCACGTTGTGCACCGAGCTCGGGCTCTCGGGGCGCGCCGTGAAGTGTCGGCTCTTGCTCGCGGACCTCGCGGAGAAGACGGGCCGCGGGGGCGAGGCGCTGGAGCACGCGGAGGAGGCCGAGCGGCTGGCGCGGCCGATGGGCGGGGATCCGTGGATCGACGTGGTGGAGCGCCTCGCGGGGCTGCTTCGGGCGCGGGGGCGCGTGGATCGGATCGCGTCGCTCGCGGCCGACACCGAGGCGAGCCTCGGGTCGTCCGCGGATGCTTCGCTCAGGCAGCGGGTGGCGGCGATGTTTGCGCGAGAGTGA
- a CDS encoding cytochrome-c peroxidase, protein MSASRVLLGVVTSVALLGACGGENGEGTGPIAPALDQELTALLEAEGVKPVEKPAAQDPGLVELGQLLFFEKELSGRRNIACSTCHHPMLGSADGQSQSRGQGATGLGPQRVHGDKSLFLARNTLSIWNRGVKGWDTMFWDGRLGGNPTDGYISPAGDATPQDFSNALAAFFIIPITPDEEMRGFPGELDVKGNANEMADLTNDDFAKIWPLVVARAMAVPFYKDALLAAFPGKTEADINVVHLAEATAAFMTDAFTALDTPFDRYLAGNHGALSDAQKRGALLFYGRANCGSCHSGALQTDFGFHNIAAPQVGTGKGDEAPLDYGRGRITLKEEDRFKFRTPSLRNIELEGPWMHNGAYANLEDTVRHHLDPEAYLKAYDDKQVEPELWGTYQSSEETRKLLLGSLDPLLKVEGARLTDAEVSDLMAFLSALTDPATLNQLYLIPDSLPSGLSLDD, encoded by the coding sequence ATGAGTGCGTCACGGGTGCTTTTGGGTGTGGTGACGTCGGTGGCGCTGCTCGGCGCTTGTGGCGGGGAGAATGGCGAGGGCACAGGGCCGATCGCGCCGGCCCTCGATCAAGAGCTCACGGCGCTGCTCGAGGCCGAGGGCGTGAAGCCCGTGGAGAAACCTGCGGCGCAGGATCCGGGGCTCGTCGAGCTCGGCCAATTGCTCTTCTTCGAGAAAGAGCTGAGCGGCCGGCGGAACATCGCCTGCAGCACGTGCCATCATCCCATGCTCGGATCCGCGGACGGGCAAAGCCAATCCCGCGGCCAGGGCGCGACGGGGCTCGGGCCGCAACGGGTGCACGGGGACAAGAGCCTGTTTTTGGCCCGGAATACGCTCTCGATCTGGAACCGGGGCGTCAAGGGCTGGGACACGATGTTCTGGGACGGCCGGCTCGGCGGCAATCCGACGGACGGGTACATCTCCCCCGCGGGCGACGCGACGCCGCAGGATTTTTCGAATGCGCTCGCGGCCTTCTTCATCATCCCGATCACGCCGGACGAGGAGATGCGCGGCTTCCCGGGCGAGCTCGACGTGAAGGGGAACGCGAACGAAATGGCCGACCTCACGAACGACGATTTCGCGAAGATCTGGCCGCTCGTCGTGGCGCGCGCGATGGCCGTCCCATTTTACAAGGACGCGCTGCTCGCGGCCTTCCCGGGCAAGACGGAGGCCGATATCAACGTGGTGCACCTGGCCGAGGCGACGGCCGCCTTCATGACCGACGCCTTCACGGCGCTCGATACGCCGTTCGATCGTTATCTCGCAGGCAATCACGGCGCGCTGTCGGACGCGCAGAAGCGCGGCGCGCTCCTCTTCTACGGGCGCGCGAACTGCGGATCGTGCCACAGCGGCGCGCTGCAGACCGATTTCGGGTTCCACAACATCGCGGCGCCGCAGGTCGGCACGGGCAAGGGCGACGAGGCGCCGCTCGATTACGGGCGCGGGCGGATCACGCTCAAAGAAGAGGATCGGTTCAAGTTCCGGACGCCCTCGCTCCGCAACATCGAGCTCGAGGGGCCATGGATGCACAACGGCGCGTACGCAAACCTCGAAGACACCGTCCGGCACCACCTCGATCCCGAGGCGTATTTGAAGGCGTACGACGACAAGCAGGTCGAGCCCGAGCTCTGGGGCACCTACCAGAGCAGCGAGGAGACGCGGAAGCTGCTGCTCGGGTCGCTCGATCCCTTGCTCAAGGTGGAAGGCGCGCGCCTCACGGACGCCGAGGTCTCGGATCTGATGGCGTTCCTGTCGGCGCTGACCGATCCGGCGACGTTGAATCAGCTCTACCTGATCCCGGACAGCCTCCCGAGCGGCCTGTCCCTCGACGATTGA